The window CATGTTGCCCTCCTGCACCAAAACACGTATATTTGCACCATTATTTACCTTCAGCAGTGTGCACGGGCCGTGCATCAACTCGTACAGAGTTTATTATAAAGAGTTGCAGTGTCCTTGGATATCTCGTGACTATTAAAGGCGCCCTGTGCTCACCATCCCTGCCTGTACGCCGCTAATAACGTCAATGAGTGAGTACACACAGCATCGTCTTACCAGGAACTGTGCAAAGGGGAAGATCTTAAACAGGAAATGCAACTGACCCTTGTAAACCATCTAACTTTAAAATGCACCGGCCGTGCTCGACCTGCAGCGGTGCATGTTGCAAGCCGTGCAGCCGTGATTGCATATCGGTAGTTTTGCACAGATCGGTTTCATATTCTTACCTCCCTTTGGCTGAGACATTTCCCCTTTGCTTTGATGAGGGGGAGGGGAAGCACAAAAGACTTTGCCTTCTttctcactccctccctccatcgCCCTCGCACTGGAGCCTCGGCGGCTTGCTTTGCAACAAAGATGCAAAATACAAGCCTCGATCTTCATGCACTTGGAGCCTTTTTGCGTCCGAGGCGTGCGTGTCCGTGCAAAGAGCGGTGTTACAATTGCACAGCCCCCACAGGCGACGGGAAAAGAGGTAATTTTGCAATTGCACTGCAAAGAATTCTCCGCAGCACTTACATGATGGGCCAAGGCTGGCAGCTGAAAGCTCCTAACTTGGATCAGTGCGAGCCCCTGCGAGAGAACGTTCTTCCTGCTTGGAGCGCGGAggattctgggaaatgtagtccGCCTGACTGTACTACAGGGTTTACAGTAGTTTACAGTTATTTATATCCCAGTACGGCGTGATCTAGATTCAACTGCAGATTATGTTTGCAACCAGATTTGTTACATTTACATGAGTTGATACGCTTAGTACAATTTAGAGGTACTGGTACTTTAGTATTtaagtatttctattttattttatacttgtaCAGTactgcatttcagagggaaatgttgtactttttactcattTATTGGACAGCTGCAGTTACCTTGCCAACTAAGatttttttatacaaaacaattgacagaaaattaattaattaattaatccacagctattttgataattggttaatcattttggccattttttaagcaaaaatgcacaaaaaaaatatttgattccagcttctcaaatgtgaaaatgtgcgACTTGTCTTAAATAGTAAAATGAACATATCTGAGTTTAGGACTTTTTAGTCacacaaaacgagacatttaaACAGACCTACCTGACCTGTGGGGAATGGTGGtactgctacttttacttaagaaaaagTACTTATTGTCATTCTCTTGCTCCatatttcaagtcaagtcaaatttatttataaatcacatttaaaaataacagtcGACCAAAGTGCTGCACAAATCAAAATAGCAAAAgccataaaacaacacaataaaaacacaacaaaaaccggtttaacagacaaaaagtcaaagaaaaagCTTCTCTTATGGTGAGTTAAAAGCCAAGCaataaagatgtgttttaagaCGGGATTTAAAAACAGGTAGTAACATGCAGGGACAACTCGTTCCAGAGTTTGGGGGCTTACAACTGCAAAGGTACGATAGGGACAGCAAAAAACAACTGGACAGCGGACCTGAGTGACCTTGACGGGACGTGTGGTTGTAAAAGGTCAGAGAGATAGGTTGGAGCTAAcccatttaatgatttttaggCAAACAATAAcatcttaaaatcaatcctaaaacgTACCGGGAACCAGTGAAGGGAGGGCCGTACGGGGAGAAATGTGCTCTTGTTTGCGTGTTCCTGTGAAAAGACGCAGTTGGAAAAAACTGGATTTGATCACTGAGTTTATATCTTTGTCCCATTTAAAATCACTGGCCAGTATCACACCCAGATTTATTGGGAAATTGGGATTTTACTGTTGTGTCCTCTCAAAAGTGTGTCCatctcttctgctgctgctctccatTTATTTCCCCTTTCTCCTTATTTTTACCTGAATCAGTAGGTCTGGATGAGTTCATATGTTGTACTGATTGTCcatctcttttgtttttgtaattgttatttAGTGTAAGTAAGTAGTAGTaagcacctttcacaaacaccagtcacaaagtgcttcacagtcaaataaataaaatcaaatgcatcaaaataaataaaacaaagacaccagataGAAATACACAAGTAGAGAGCAGATAAAATAGACAAATTAAGAGATAAAATAGCACAAAATATccaaatgcctgtctgaacatATGGggttttagctgctttttaaaagagtgAACAGTATCCAAGGCCCTTAAGCTAGTTTGGAGTTCCAAAGCTTAGGGGCTGCCGACTGGAAGACATGATCACCCCCGGGTCTTAAAATGTGTACAAGGTCCACTTAGAATGAATTCTAAaatttactggaagccagtgcaaaGAGATCAAAATAGGTGTAATATGTGACCATCTGTTGGATCGTGTTAAAAGgctagcagcagcatttttggacagtttgtaagCGTTGTATGGAAGATTTATTAAGACAGGTAAAAAGAGAGTTACAGTAGTCCAAACGTGATGAGATAAAGGTATGTATTAACATCTCCATTTCATTTGACCAGAGTTTGGCTACGTTTCTCAGGTGAAAGAAACATCATCGGGTTAGCATCTTAACATGTGCTTCAAAACTCATTGATTGgtcaaaaatgacacaaagatTATGCAAGGAAGGCTGAGAAGATGAGGATAAGGTACCAAGTGGAGTAAATGACTGACAGAGGTACCAGCATATTCAAGTTAGGAAGGACAGATTATATATGGAGTCCAGTCCATAAACAGTCCAGAGATTTGAGTCTGAGTCTGGAGGAATGGTTGACAGGTTATTCAAATACTCAATAAATGTTCTCCATGGCTCCTCTAAGAGAGACTTTTATATGTTCCAAGATATTCCAAGCAGATTGAAAAGGAGGcttgtttttggacatttccGAGATATAACAGCCTTCTTCTTGCTAAGATGTGCTGTAAAGGCAGTTATATATCTCCATTTGGGGCTGTGCGTGGTGGGCATGGTATATGTATAACGTATCAAACACTGAAGACCAGGATCGTTGCAGTTGTGGACGGGACCGATACATATTCATTCAGCCTCTGTGTACCACTGTCAACTGGATTAAACTGAACTGTACACATGAGGAAGATGAGTTAACTCCATCTTTCCACCAATCATCTGTGTGGAGACGGCGAAAGAAGTTGTTCCCATTTTAGATCTTTAGAGAGATGTGGGAAAgaatcaaatgtttgtttgtttgttttttttacaaactgacAGATTTGGAGGTAATTATTGTGGGATAGACTGAATTTGCAattttcaatacattttgaCTGGAATTATCTTTACTTTGAGGGATTAAGCGTGAGGCAGTTTGACACTTAAACTGGTGggaatttgtatttgtattcgaataaaagtggaaagaggcttaaaaatcctgtttttgtatttattacgcttttaattttagaaaatgaaagtgttacaagtgctcatgaataaactaccttatgaaggaggtccccacaccaggctTCttactggagtctcccagatcatagacgactgagctgattactgagctaaaactttacttatcgactcattgcagacagacctctacttatttatacacccataacacagagaccgTGTAACAAGTAGAAGAACTttaaaggcgattattgctttgcacttttcatttattgcctattttttacaacctatctttgtggaaaggagaagggcaACAACAGGTTTGGAGAGTCACTTGGGAActggtatttgtttttttttcttcccaaaaacaaataatttaaatatttgtatgaaacaaatatttgtataaaacccactatttgtgatttgccaaataatgtttttgtattcgggcacacccctagtctCTATATATGTATGTGAGGCCATGAGACTGTAATAGTATGCATTATGCATTTTTTTGCAGAGAGAATATTAAATTCTGATTGTAAACCAATCCTTTTCTTGAGAAGTTGTGGACATGGATCTGAGGCGTATTGCCTATCAGGCGTCGATATTGCATCAGTAAGGTCTGTGAGAAgtctctttgcttttttttaataatgggATGCAGAATATATTATTTCACCTCATAAAACAGCCTTTAGGGTTCCCCATAGCAGTGATTAGGAGACTGAATTGGATTTATTGGTTTTAAAGTGTTTATAGATTTAGAGATTTTGTTGCAAAACTCCTTGTCTCTGAGCAACAAAGCATTGAAGCGCCAGCGGGGGGGGGCGTTTATTAATATTAGGGAATGAAATTGAAGTGGCGCATGATCAGAAATTACTGTAGTCAGATATTCAACTGATACAACAGAGCTGAGAAAGTATCTatctataaaaaaataatctatcTGAGAAAATGCTTGGTGGAAAGATGGTGTGAAAAGATTTTAGATAATGGCTTCAATTATCTCCAAGGGTCAACATATCCATTATCTTCCATAAACCCTGACAAAGACTTGGACATTTGTTTATGCTTTtctgggataaataaagttgtctgaATCTGAATGTGAATTTGATACAGTTACATTTTAGGGATTGGAATGATGCAAAGTTTACATCCCTTCCAAAAAtatgttcattgttttttttaaatctggaaGAAAAGACCGAAGCCTGTTCATGAATTCAGTATCGTCCCAGTTGGGAGCTTAAAAGTTAACTGGAATAAAACTGGAGTTTAAAATAAGTTTCCTGTCACAATGATGTATCTTCCATTGGTTTTATATCTGAGGCTGTAAATTGAATTCTATTATTAATCAATATTGCTACACATCTAGCTTTTATGTTAAATTTTGAGTAGGAGATTTAGCTAATCCAAGGTTTATGTAATCTCAGAAAATATAATATCTGTTTTTAAGGCTTTAATGTGAGTCAACGCTCTGCAGCGTTTTACTGGTCTTACTGGTTCAGTCCACATCCGTTCCAGCTAAGCACCCTAAAGCCACAGATGTACTCCTGAGCGGATGCATAAGTGGGCGGCTGTGGACACCACAGACAGTAGATCATGACAGATCCGCATACCTCCAATTTCTTGTGAGTCCATGCAGTCACAATGCTGATGTCTACGTCTACACCCTCTGATGATGAAACTTACGTCACGCTGACTCTAGTGGACTCCCACTTACTCATGGAAAGTATAATTTCAGTTTAACAGAGCAATCTGGCCTGTTTCCTGTGTTATCTGACATATAAACTGTAGAATTTCTTCCAATCTGAGCTGAGGTAACTCCTCCAATCTATAAAGACTTCTGAGACAAAACTTGCTGTTTTGAGCTACATCAATAAACttgacttaagtaaaagatGAAAATCATATCCTAGTATTACTGTTCTGACCTTTGTTTGAGTGCAAGTAGTTTTTTGTGTGCTGCAGTGCCCCCTCCTGATCATTCAACGGTAACAATTACAAAACTGTTTCCTTCAGAGCTAACCAAACAGAGTAGAGAGCTCATGTGCCGGCATCTGCTGCAgctattttttttcaacattgttGGCTTTGGCACTATTTGTCCGTGAGTATTATGTGTTAGCGATTTCTTTACACTATATGCATCATATATttgctgtgtatttgttttgagGTGACTAAATTGATGACTAGCATAGCTGCAACCTGTTAGCTAACCTGCTTCggtgacatttttatttctcacatgGTTATGTCAGTGTAATGAATATTGTTCAGATTCTTATTTCTGTTTGCATTTTGTGCTTTGTTgcagttttacagtaaatgtggaTCTTCATTAAACATGCAAGAAAAGTTACGCCTTGTGTTTATTGGACGACTGCAGACTGTTGGCTAACTGTCTAGCTTTGGATAAAGACTACTCTTTGCAAGGACAGTATAATTACTAATGAATTATATGCACCACAGATTACATTTGAACTGCCAATGAAGTGATGCCAAATCATAAAATGACATGACAAAGGtgacaatttaattttaaaactttaataaaaatCTTTATTATCAGGTAACATTGATTAATGCAACAGTGACTCTAGTTAACGTTCTCAATCACAATGAACTAGCAACAAGGTACTCTGACATCTACTGTGGCGTGGAAGCTTAAAAGTGTGGTGGGactaagtaaaagtaaaaaataaaagttcaaTAGGATGAACATTTGGTACCCGGTTAGCTTGATTTGATGATTTGCAAACCAAAATATGTCTTGACGTCCAGGATAAAAAAATTGGCCAAATTTTGTTGAAAAGTTCAAGTTTTTATTAGATATCTAAATTACATATAATTGTTGTTTCGACATCATTTCAATGAGTATCTTTCAATGCGAAGCAGGTCCTAAGTACATAATAAATGTTGTCATTCAAATGCTGTTGAAGCCACTGTTGTTTGTCACTTTTCAATAAAATTTTGTCTAGTTTTAACCTCGTCGTCAAGATGTAATCTGACATTAAATCAATGCTTACTGGGTGATGAATGACAATTGTCACCCCTTAATTGTAAACGGGGTAAAATAGCaccattatttaaaaaaacaatacaaagaaaatgttgCAGGAACAGAACCTCAAACATGAAGGATAAGCCTGGTGATTTATGTCATGgcttaatgtcaacaaatcctaATAAAAGACTTCAGACTTCCCTACTCTGCCTGTTAGTCTCAGTCCCAAACCCgctggttcctactgaagacacaAACCTTTAGAATtgggtcacaaatatatagttgtattttttaaaaaggctcaataatttcctgaaacagctgggcatttgttggggactattttcagcggcggataCTAtttttcagcggcggatgaatccacatttggtgctctagtgagtatttccagCAGGACGGTGttgaaatgatgtgtttttagtagtttttggacacaaatggagctctacggcacagaggaatgcTTGTCGGTATTAATTGTTGGTTCTTTTtataggatttgttgacagtaagaaaataaaatacaaaatttcaCCGGACTTGTTCTATAAGAGACGTGTTGTGATTTTACACTCTGCAGCTCTCAGATTCTCATGAATCAAGCTTTACAGTGTGTTAGTTGCCCAATGAAAACAGCAGTTTAATGAGACAATGATCCAAACATCACACACGAGGAGGATTCAGATCCACGTCCCCATGATGTGATATGAGCGAGATGTCGCTTCAGAGGGTCGGAGTGTGTACAACGAGATGTGGTGGCTTAGTGAGGAGGGTCAGTTCTTGGTGGTGATGAGGGTTTGGTACAGTGGCTTCACCACAATGTGGAGGAAGAGGGAGCTGTCGATGAGGTATTCAGACGTCCGGCGGTACAGGTCGGCTTCGGCCAAGAAATCCCCGTTTTCCTCGGTGCTCTGATGGAAGTTGTAGACATGTTTCACCACCAGCTTCCCCTGCTGCTGAGCCATCACAAGCACCGTCTTCTGGAAGTTCACCCCGGCGAAATCGGCACTGGACGTGGCTGGTGTGATGATGATGCGAGGGCGCCCTCCCTCCACTCGTGTCGGCTGCATGGCGCCTGTCTCCGTGTATATCGGCCTCATGCTGAGGGGTAACCAACGTGGCGAGAACAGGGCGTTCCAAGTCACCCGCTTGCTGGAGTCATGGCCGCTGGGTCCCAGCTGAGTCTGGAAGCTGGTGCTGCGGTCGTCTCGTGTCGGGTTGTTGATGATCCAGGATGACCCCCACACTGGTGAGAGGTAGTTCCTGGGCATGAAGAGGCTGCAGTTCACGTCAAAGTATTTGGCCATGTGCAGCGGTGACGCAGAGTGAAACTGGTAGGACATATAGAGCAGGTCACGCACCGACTCCTGATAGCGAGCTAGGACCGAGGACTGGGTCTGCAGACGGAAGAGCTCCCGTGGCGGCATCATGGCGTAGCGCACAGCTCTCAAAGCGTTCTCCGCCGTCAAACCGTCCGGCTCGTTCTGAATAATCCAGGCCTCCAGCGCCGCAAAGAGCTCCATCTCACTCTGCAGAATGAGGTCCGAGCGCTGCAGCAGAGACATGAGCAGCTGGCTGCTGATGGTCACCCACTCTCCGCTCTGCAGCACCGAAGACAGGTTCCAGGCCAGATACTGAAGGCAGTTGTCTCTCAGAGTCACGTCCCCGGCGATCAGGGCATACTCGTACCAGCCCGCCACGTGGCCCGAGGGGGAGTCCCGGGCTAGATTCTTGGTCATGTACTGGGTGATGCCTTGCTGGAGAACCAGCACCTGATACTTAGTAGCCAGCTTGTGTAAAGGAGTGGCCTGCTCCAGACGCAGAGAGATCTCACCACAATACAGATACCTGCAGAGAGAGGGAGTAGAGGTTGAATGTGCTTTTGAACTTACTAAAATTTACTGATGATACATCTGAGGTCATAGTCTTTGGTCCAACAAATTCTACCAGCCTGGTTCACAAAATATTAGTAATTTAGTagtaattttctgttttaatgttgtctAGTCACGCTCGCATCTCTCGTGCAAATCTCCAAAGTTAGGTAAATTCTATCTCCTACTGACTTACATAAGGTTATACACATGTATTTGAGAGTTTCCATTTCACGtaaggaacaagaaaaagtctCCAATAGCCTAGTAGGGCTCATCGGGAAggcgggtcttaaagagacaggagttaaaacggcctgtttcagacagaggctgaaccgagcGGCTGCAAGTTAAACTCCAgtctgcagaatgatgtatgtgcagagtttgacgcTAGATGACTGTttccacattcatctgctgaaaggggaaagtttctctgtgctcattgaaaatctgattttaaggggtgtGCCTAcgaacatgatttgtgacatcacaaccagtttggagccGATCTTGGTCCGATATGCAACtcatacaagtgtgatgtggaaacttgaagcctgcagcgcacatacactgagaatggactttacagtgatgtaggagacatcttgtgatcagcagttaaacttctgagctgaaatatatttacatattcatagattcctggatttttaatgagggagaaggaggagatgccaTTATAAGGATTTTAACGTAGTAATTATACTTTATTTCTGGAAAAGCCATATCAcgttattgttccaagcagaatATTTCTGTATGTGTTAACACATGTCTGTAGgggaaggaaatgcattttatgaactataaatcatgcagtagagtcccagaataaataaatagacctggaaatgtgcatgatatgtgcCGTTTAAGTATCTTCACACCTCCAAATGTCTCCTTACTTAAAGTTGCAGCTGAAAAAAACTTTCTGCTTTCAAGATTTTATTGGTCCAATAAAAAGCAGGTCTAGTGCAGGTTTTTTTTACGTCATTAACATTTGAGatagaaatagatttttttgtggAGACTCCTAAATGTCTTACTGCTACACCGCAGGACCTGCTATTGAACAATCCAGGAGTTCACTGACTGGTCCATTTGTTTTATAGTCAATGTTGTACTCATTGATTGTGTGGATCAGATGTAGGGCTGCAGAGTTCATCCCTCTAGAGGAGTGTTTTTCAATCCTGGTCCTGGGACACCCCTGCCCTaaatgttttagatgtttcccTCCTCCAACACGCCTGATGCACATGATAACTGTGTGATAACTCAATGAAACTGAGTGAAGCGGAGGGTTGATGTGTCTACAGTGTGATATCTCCCTCATACCAAGAGGAAAATATGCTCTCCTGTCTGACCTGATGAACTTGTCAAACACAGCAGCGCAGTCGGAGCTTTCTTTCAGGACCAGGGTGCTGCTGTTGCGGCTCAGCAGCATCTCCTCAAACACGGGGCTCTGCAGCGAGAGCACCAGCGAGTGAGCCTGGATCACCTTCACCTCGTCGGCATTGGGCGTCTCCACCCTGAGCGACACGTCACTGCCGTTTCCCTGAACCAGCAGGGCCTCCAGACGCTGCACCAGGGTCAGAGAGTGACTGATGGTGTCCGcgctgccgccgccgccacccTCCTGGGCCCCGTCGACCTTCAGCATGCCTGGCGGAGGTGAAGGAGGGACAGGTGGAGTTATAGGATTGGGAAATAAGTAGATGCACTAATTTCctgtagggatgtgcagaagtTGCATGCTGGATATTTATTGGGGCAGATAATGGGGAAGTATCATCTGAATCTATGCCATTGATTAGTTCAGCTGCACGGGTTGTCTGGATAATGAGGGATTGTGGGTCACGTTTAATTAAAGCTTTGTTTCAGCTGAGGCAGTTGTGGCACAACCgccccacccctccctccctcctctatTACTGTAACTGCCAGGCTCTTGATTCATATTAGCTAAGTTCCTCTTTCTGATTCTTCCGCCTGATGAAAACGGAACGTAGTGTGAACTCAGTTGTTAACCGCGATGTTTCCCATAAATCACTAAAGATACAGTTTAAGCTTTAGTCAACAGATGTGTCGTAATGGTAGCAAGCGGTCATCTCTAAGAACAAACCCACTCAAGTCAACTGTAGTGTTGAAACCTCTGGCAGTGTAACACCCAGTCCTCCCAATCAATCTAAACTTATGGTCAGTCATACATCTCCTCTGTTTGACCACATTTATGAAAGAAGGTATAAAAGGGtcggttcacccaaattacaaaaaaccctacacttttttgttttgttatattttttttctcgtTCATCTATTAATTTATCCGTTGTTCTCTGTCATTATCCTCCCTCTGGTTAGACCACTTCTCAACAATCATGCAAAACTCTCAACTCAACTTCAGCTAAGTTATAATTTCATGTTATAttctattgttttctttttatgtttcatgtcATTGAATGTTGTTGTCCTGATGTTCTGTCTtttgcaccaaaaaaaaaaaaaaagtgccttttgtatatttacataatttattgagatgttttttacatcatattttagTTGTGTCTCACACGGAGTAGTATGGCCACAGAGATTTTGAAAATTCAGTTGCAAAAATGTGACAGTATTTCTAGATTGTAACTCTTCATTTTAGTAAAAAAGTGAGAGCAGACtaatttatttcactgttattaTGCTGTTTATtgactgtatgaaaattatttgGGTGGGGAGGGGGTAGAATcttatgtttcactttttttaaaggCTCTCTAAAtagatattaatattttctttggaCCCTTCGAACAGGCTACATCCTCCACCCAACGTGTTGtgatgattaaataaatatagcCCCTAATGCCACATTAGAGGTTAAATTCCTGCCTCTCTCTGGTCTCAAAATTGACATTTTGGTTCTGTTATAATATAATTGACATAATTCAACAGAGCCAAGACTGGTGTCCTCTGTACATGACAAGGTGAACCTTTATGAACTTTGGCACACACAGAAGCTCTAAAGTTATGTGTGTAATTACACcgaaagtgaaataaaacataaatctggAGTGACAGAAACATGAACGCTAAAAAGTCAGACTCCCCTTCAGACAGAAGAATAATAACTTTTATACAGTAACTTATTGTATTTCTTCACTGGcaatagagctgcaaccatttatcaattagttgattagaagaaaattaattgcaaaATATTTCAATTGTTTACTAATCATTtctagtcatttttttttaaaagaaaaagcttctcaaatgtgaatattttctggtttcagaAGACATTTGagcacatttttcaccattttctgacatttcatagatcAAACGACTTATCTGTTAAATGAGAAACTGATTAATcgtcaatgaaaataatcattagttgcagctgtagttgTAGTGGTCATGTGGGTTTTTTCTTGCCCttaaatgcaacactgaaaaatgacatttatattcATGAAGAGGAATCCATCCATTATTAGTTAGAAAGCCTTCTCAAACACTCATTTACAACAATATGACTCTGGCAGACGCACCCACAGTCATCTAGCAAGCAAACTACAATCAGTCAGCTCTTGAAATAACTAATTAAAGTTAGACTAGACCACAAGTGAGCTAACGAGCACTATctcacctgcagcagctgcccCCAGGTGAAGACAGACAGCCAAAAGCAACATCCCAACATGTATTTGAACCAGGCGGC is drawn from Thunnus thynnus chromosome 20, fThuThy2.1, whole genome shotgun sequence and contains these coding sequences:
- the btbd17a gene encoding BTB/POZ domain-containing protein 17 encodes the protein MVKEVRRLVQIHVGMLLLAVCLHLGAAAAGMLKVDGAQEGGGGGSADTISHSLTLVQRLEALLVQGNGSDVSLRVETPNADEVKVIQAHSLVLSLQSPVFEEMLLSRNSSTLVLKESSDCAAVFDKFIRYLYCGEISLRLEQATPLHKLATKYQVLVLQQGITQYMTKNLARDSPSGHVAGWYEYALIAGDVTLRDNCLQYLAWNLSSVLQSGEWVTISSQLLMSLLQRSDLILQSEMELFAALEAWIIQNEPDGLTAENALRAVRYAMMPPRELFRLQTQSSVLARYQESVRDLLYMSYQFHSASPLHMAKYFDVNCSLFMPRNYLSPVWGSSWIINNPTRDDRSTSFQTQLGPSGHDSSKRVTWNALFSPRWLPLSMRPIYTETGAMQPTRVEGGRPRIIITPATSSADFAGVNFQKTVLVMAQQQGKLVVKHVYNFHQSTEENGDFLAEADLYRRTSEYLIDSSLFLHIVVKPLYQTLITTKN